The segment GACGTAATCGCTCATCTCGTGCGCCATCCGGTTGACCTGGTCGATCACCTTCGCCGCATGGTCGAGCAGCGCGCGGCCCGCGGGCGTCAGTTCGACGCCACGCGCGTGCCGGACGAACAGCGCGCTGCCCGTCACGCTCTCGAGTTCCGCGATGCGCTTGCTGACCGCGGACAGCGTGAGCTGACCGTGTTCGGCCGCCTTGGTCAGGCTACCGTGCTCGGCGACGAGCGCGAACACGCGCAGCGACTGCAGATCGAAATGAAGCGGATTCACCATGTGATGGGTCCTGGGAAGGCCGTACGGCGCGCGCCATCATCGCGGCAGCCTGACGCCGATCATACGCCCGGCCGTGTCTGCGCGATACGGCGCGGCTAGCGCGGCGCGATCGCCTGCAACGCGGCGAGCATCGCGCCGTCCGGCTTCGCGAGATCGTCGAGCACCGCGAAGTGCTGCATGCCGGGCAGCCAGGTGCGCGCGATCCGTTCGCCGGCCGCTTCGCACGCTGCCGCGTATTCATGCGCTTGCCGGACGAGTTCGGGCAGTTCGGCGTCGCCGACCGCAACGACGGTCGGCGCGCCGGGCCCGATGTAGCGCAGCGGGCTGTACGCGTCGACTTCGTGCGCGCTGAGCCGCAGCTTGTCGTTCAGGCAGCACAGCGAGATCGGTTCGAGATCGACGAGCGGGCTGATCGCGAGCGCTGAAACAACGGCCGGATGCGCGCGATGCATGGCCGTCAGGTGGCCGCCCGCCGAATGTCCGCTCAGATGGATCGGCCGGTTCGCGGTGCCGAGCCCGTCGGGGTCGGTGACGAGGAAATCGAGCAGCGCGCCGATCTCGCCGACGATGTCGGTCATCGTCGCGACCGGCGCGAGCGTGTATTCGGCAAGCACGACGTCGAAGCCGCGCGCGAGCGGGCCGCTCGCCGCGTACGCGAAATCCTCTTTCGTGCAGTGTTGCCAGTAGCCGCCATGAATGAACACGAACAGCGGCGCGTCGGGCTGCCCGCACGGCAGCCAGTCGAAGCGCTGCGCGGGCCGCGCGCCGTAACGCAGGTCGCGGCGGCCGGGCGTCGCGTCGTAAAGCGCCGCGCTGCGCGACTGGCACGATGCGAGCAATGCGGGGAAATCGGGAACGGCTTTCGTGTTCAGGTAGGCGGCGTCGAGCGCCGCGCGGTCCATGCCGCGATAGAGGATCGTCATTCGGGGAGTGTCCGGGGCGGGTTGCGGATGTGCGGGGCAGGTTCGTCGCCTCGCTGCGAAGGCATCGGCCGAACCGACGCCTCGCACCATTATCGGCAGCACGGCCGGGTCGGGCTATCCGGATTCGGCGGGGGCGGCGCGTGCCTGTCCGCTTTCGGCGAAAGACTGCGACGCCCGGTGCTCGCGCGACCGGCACGATGCGCCGAAGCGGTGCGGCCGGCCGGCCGCCGCCGGTCAGATCAACTCGGAGATCTCGATCAGGTTCAGGTCGGGGTCGCGCACGTAGACCGAACGGATTTTTTGCGTCGCACCCGTGCGCTCGACGGGCCCTTCGACGATCGGCCATTCGACGCGCTTCAGGTGTGCGATCACGTCGTCGAGTGGTACCGACGCGATGAAGCACAGGTCGAGCGCGCCGGGCACCGGCACATGCGCTTTCGGTTCGAACTCCGCGCCGCGCACGTGCAGGTTGATCTTCTGGTTGCCGAAGCGGAACGCAAGCCGGCCGGCGCCGAAGGTTTCGAGTTGCATCTGCAGCACCTCGGTGTAGAAATGCTTCGTCCTGTCGGGGTCGACGCAGGTCAGCACGAGATGGTCGAGGTGATCGATCAGCGCCATGGAATTCGCTCCTGTGTTCCTGTTCATGAGAATGCGCGTTGCGCGGGCATGTCGCCGGCGTCGGCGCGCGGTGGCGGATGAAGATCCGAGCGGCGCCCGGCCTTCAGGATCTGGCTCGGCACGTCGTGCCCGATCAGCGCGGGCAGCCGTGCCGACGCGGCCAGGATGGCCGCGAGATCGATGCCCGTATCGTAGCCGTCGAGTTGGAGCATGTGCACGAGTTCCTCGGTGCATGCGTTGCCGGTCGCGCCCGGCGCATACGGGCAGCCGCCGAGCCCGCCGAGCGACGCGTCGAAGCGGTCGATGCCCGCGTCGAGCGCCGCGAGCGTATTCGCGAGCGCCATCCCGCGCGTATTGTGAAAATGCAGCGTGAGTTGCAACGCGCCGAAGCGCTCGCGGGCGCGTTCGGACAGATCGCGTACCTGCGACGGAAACGCCATGCCGGTCGTGTCGCACAGCGTGAAGCTGTGCACGCCGAGCTCCGCGAAGCGCTGCATCCACGCAAGCACGGCCTCGGCCGGTACGTCGCCTTCCATCGGGCAGCCCATCGCGGTCGACAACGACACGTTGATCGCGACACCCGTGCCGCGCACTGCGTCGATCACATCGCGCAGCTGCGCGAACGACTGCTCGCGCGTCATCCGCAGGTTCGCGCGGTTGTGGCTCTCGCTCGTCGACATCACGAGGTTCACTTCGTCGACGCCGCACGACAGCGCGCGCTCGGCACCGCGCACGTTCGGCACGAGCACCGTATAGACGACGCCCGGTGCGCGCGCGATGCCGTGCATCACGGCCTCCGCGTCGCGCAATGCGGGGATCGCCTTCGGCGACGTGAACGACGTGACCTCGATCTTCGCGTAGCCGCACGCGCTCAATGCATCGACGAGCGCGATCTTGTCGTCGGTATCGACGAACGCCGCTTCGTTCTGGAAACCGTCGCGCGTCGCGACTTCGTGAATGTAGAGCCGTTTGCGTTGCGTGCTCATGATGTCGCCTCCTGTATCCCGTCTCCGGTTCAGATCACGCCGCGCGTGCGCCAGTCGCCGCGCGTCGCCGCATCGATGCCGATCGATTCGAGCACCGCATCGGTATCCGCGCCGAGCGCGGGCGCCGCGCGCTCGATGCGCCCGGGCGTCGCGCCGAGTTTCGGCACGATGCCCGGCACCAGCACGGGCGTGCCGTCGGGGAGCGCGGCATCGACGATCATGTCGCGCGCGCGGTAATGCGGATCGGCCGCGATGTCGGCCACGTCGTAGATGCGCCCGGATGGAATGCGTGCTTCGTTCAGCGCGGCGAGCACGTCGTCGAGATCGTGGCGCGCGCTCCAGTCGCCGATCGCCGCGTCGATGCGCGCGACCTGAGCGACGCGCCCGTCGTTGTGCGCGAGCGCGGGATCGCTGCCGAGATCGGGCCGGCCGATCAGCTCCATCAGCCGCCGGAAGATGCTGTCGCCGTTGCCGGCGATCAGCGCGTACTTGCCGTCGCGGCAGCGGTACGCGTTGGTCGGCGCGATGCCGGGCAGGCTGCTGCCGGCCGCCTCGCGCACCGCGCCGAACGCCGAGTATTCGGGCAGCAGGCTTTCCATCAGGTTGAACACCGATTCGTACAGCGCGACGTCGACGACCTGCCCCTTGCCGCCCTGCTGCTCGCGATGCCGCAGCGCGAGCAGCACGCCGATCACGCCGTGCAGCGCCGACAGCGAATCGCCGAGCGAGATGCCGACGCGCACCGGCGTGCGGCCGGGCTCGCCGGTCAGGTGCCGCAGGCCGCCCATCGCCTCGGCGATCACGCCGAAGCCGGGACGGTCGCGATACGGGCCGGTCTGCCCGAAGCCCGACACGCGCAGCATCACGAGCCCCGGATTGATCGCGGACAGCGCGTCCCAGCCGAGCCCCCAGCCTTCGAGCGTGCCGGGCCGGAAGTTCTCGATCAGCACGTCGGTTTCCGCGACGAGGCGGCGCACGACGTCCTGCCCTTCGGGCGTGCGCAGGTCGAGCGTGAGCGAGGTCTTGTTGCGCGACTGCGCGGCCCACCAGACCGATGTGCCGTCGTGCAGCAGCCGCCATTTGCGCAGCGGGTCGCCGAGGGCGGGCGGCTCGACCTTGATCACGTCCGCGCCGAATTCGCCGAGCATCCGGCCCGCGAACGGCCCGGCGATCAGTTGGCCGAGTTCCAGCACGCGGATGCCGTCCAGGGGTCGCGTCATGGCTGTCTCCGATGAAATCGCGTTGTCGATGACGGCGATCATGAACGCGTTCGCGCATCGCGAAAATCGATCGATGCTCAACCAGCCTTTCCGAAACGGAAAGGCGCAGGTCGATGCGATTGCCGCATCCGTTTTTGTGCGCGGTGCGTCAGCCTTTCCATACGGGAAAGTGCGCTCGCGCAACGGTCAAACGACACCGTGCGCGCCGCCGGCAGAATCGAAGCCGTTCCGCGCCCGCCGGGCGCCTGCCAGCGAGACCCGCCATGTTTTCTGTTTCTTCTCCCGCGAAGATCGTGTTTCTCGATCGCGCGACACTGTCGCCGCAAACCGTGCTGAAGCCGTTTCCGTTCCCGCACGTGTTGCATGCGTTCGACCGGACGGCCGCGCATGAGGTGGCCGCGCGCATTGCCGACGCGGACATCGTCGTGACCAACAAGGTGCGGCTCGACGCTTCGGCACTCGCCGCTGCGCGGCGCTTGCGGATGATCGCGATCGCCGCGACAGGCACGGACATCGTCGATCTCGACGCGTGCGCGGCGCGCGGGATCGTCGTGAGCAACATTCGCGGCTATGCGGTCCGCACGGTGCCCGAACATACGTTCGCGCTGATCTTCGCGCTGCGCCGCAGCCTCGTGGCTTACCGCGACGCGGTGCGTGCGGGGCGCTGGCTCGACAGCGGACAGTTCTGCTTCTTCGATCATCCGATCCGCGACCTGGCCGGCTCGACGCTCGGGATCGTCGGCGACGGCGTGCTCGGGCGCGCGGTGGCCGGCATCGCGCGTGCGCTCGACATGCGCGTGCTGTTCGCGGCGCACGGCGATGCCGCAGGTGACGACTACGCGCCGCTCGACACGCTGCTGCGCGACAGCGACGTGATCACGCTGCACTGCCCGCTCACGCCCGCGACACGGCACCTGATCGATGCGGCCGCGTTCGCGCGAATGGCGCGCCGGCCGCTGCTGATCAATACCGCGCGCGGCGGGCTCGTGGACGAAAACGCATTGGTCGATGCATTGCAGTCGGGGCAGATCGCGGGCGCGGGGTTCGACGTCGTCACGCAGGAGCCGCTGCCGGCCGTGCATCCATTCCACGCGATCCTGTCGCATCCGGCGTTCATCCTGACGCCGCACGTCGCATGGGCGAGCGCCGAGGCCATGCAGGCGCTGGCCGATCAGCTCGTCGACAATGTCACCGCGTTTGTCAGTGGTGAGCCGCGGCATGTGGTGTGACTCGTGCGATGCACGCCGCTGCGGGCGTTCGTTGCGACCGCACAAACGGAACGGCCCCGCTCGATTGCTCGAAGCGGGGCCGACTGATTGAGGGGCGGCTTACGCCAGCGACTCGGCACGTGACGGGTTCGTGCATCCGCCCTGTCTTGCGGCCGGTTTCTGAACTCCCGACGGGTTCTACTTTAAGGAATTCAGACCGCCAACGCTGTAGGGCTGGTCTGAAACTGGACGGGACGAATCATGAAAAACGTCCGGTTCGGCTGCAGCGCACCGCTCGACGCAAATTTCAGTATGCGGACATCTCGACGCAAGGATCGACCTTGGACGGCGAGCAGATGACCGAATACTTCGCGCTCTCGCGCATCAGCGCTTCGCCTTCGTGCAGCGCGATCTTGATCTCGGGGTGACGCTCGTATGCGAGGAATGCCGAGCACATGACCGCGGACATCA is part of the Burkholderia pyrrocinia genome and harbors:
- a CDS encoding alpha/beta hydrolase; this encodes MTILYRGMDRAALDAAYLNTKAVPDFPALLASCQSRSAALYDATPGRRDLRYGARPAQRFDWLPCGQPDAPLFVFIHGGYWQHCTKEDFAYAASGPLARGFDVVLAEYTLAPVATMTDIVGEIGALLDFLVTDPDGLGTANRPIHLSGHSAGGHLTAMHRAHPAVVSALAISPLVDLEPISLCCLNDKLRLSAHEVDAYSPLRYIGPGAPTVVAVGDAELPELVRQAHEYAAACEAAGERIARTWLPGMQHFAVLDDLAKPDGAMLAALQAIAPR
- a CDS encoding CaiB/BaiF CoA transferase family protein produces the protein MTRPLDGIRVLELGQLIAGPFAGRMLGEFGADVIKVEPPALGDPLRKWRLLHDGTSVWWAAQSRNKTSLTLDLRTPEGQDVVRRLVAETDVLIENFRPGTLEGWGLGWDALSAINPGLVMLRVSGFGQTGPYRDRPGFGVIAEAMGGLRHLTGEPGRTPVRVGISLGDSLSALHGVIGVLLALRHREQQGGKGQVVDVALYESVFNLMESLLPEYSAFGAVREAAGSSLPGIAPTNAYRCRDGKYALIAGNGDSIFRRLMELIGRPDLGSDPALAHNDGRVAQVARIDAAIGDWSARHDLDDVLAALNEARIPSGRIYDVADIAADPHYRARDMIVDAALPDGTPVLVPGIVPKLGATPGRIERAAPALGADTDAVLESIGIDAATRGDWRTRGVI
- a CDS encoding hydroxymethylglutaryl-CoA lyase, coding for MSTQRKRLYIHEVATRDGFQNEAAFVDTDDKIALVDALSACGYAKIEVTSFTSPKAIPALRDAEAVMHGIARAPGVVYTVLVPNVRGAERALSCGVDEVNLVMSTSESHNRANLRMTREQSFAQLRDVIDAVRGTGVAINVSLSTAMGCPMEGDVPAEAVLAWMQRFAELGVHSFTLCDTTGMAFPSQVRDLSERARERFGALQLTLHFHNTRGMALANTLAALDAGIDRFDASLGGLGGCPYAPGATGNACTEELVHMLQLDGYDTGIDLAAILAASARLPALIGHDVPSQILKAGRRSDLHPPPRADAGDMPAQRAFS
- a CDS encoding VOC family protein, with translation MALIDHLDHLVLTCVDPDRTKHFYTEVLQMQLETFGAGRLAFRFGNQKINLHVRGAEFEPKAHVPVPGALDLCFIASVPLDDVIAHLKRVEWPIVEGPVERTGATQKIRSVYVRDPDLNLIEISELI
- a CDS encoding D-2-hydroxyacid dehydrogenase; this translates as MLKPFPFPHVLHAFDRTAAHEVAARIADADIVVTNKVRLDASALAAARRLRMIAIAATGTDIVDLDACAARGIVVSNIRGYAVRTVPEHTFALIFALRRSLVAYRDAVRAGRWLDSGQFCFFDHPIRDLAGSTLGIVGDGVLGRAVAGIARALDMRVLFAAHGDAAGDDYAPLDTLLRDSDVITLHCPLTPATRHLIDAAAFARMARRPLLINTARGGLVDENALVDALQSGQIAGAGFDVVTQEPLPAVHPFHAILSHPAFILTPHVAWASAEAMQALADQLVDNVTAFVSGEPRHVV